From the Calliopsis andreniformis isolate RMS-2024a chromosome 4, iyCalAndr_principal, whole genome shotgun sequence genome, one window contains:
- the LOC143178283 gene encoding uncharacterized protein LOC143178283, which translates to MPLVYEWVNIRVDLFYKIFLKALELIKKINNREGKYTIYTDSKSTLSALDKNSKNPIIKQITEEYNNIIVNNQASEILLGWVPAHVGIRGNERADEIAKEAANSPNVLNIPMHHKEVLRFLNKILKENWNDTWINSRNTNIHNIRKNMHETSPALSFDRKHQVVITRLRIGHTNFTHSFLLKKEDQPLCTICNTKISMEHIITSCQKYQRERNLYQICGNLKEAIKNEKSCSDVINFLKHVNLLNQI; encoded by the exons ATGCCATTGGTTTACGAATGGGTTAATATAAGAGTAGATCTGTTTTACAAGATCT tctTAAAAGCACTGGAactcataaaaaaaataaataatagagaAGGAAAGTATACTATCTACACAGACTCCAAAAGTACCCTATCAGCACTAGATAAAAACTCCAAAAATCCAATTATTAAGCAAATTACTGAGGAATACAACAATATAATAGTAAACAATCAAGCATCGGAAATCCTACTCGGCTGGGTTCCAGCTCACGTTGGAATTCGGGGGAATGAAAGAGCAGACGAAATAGCTAAAGAGGCTGCGAACTCGCcaaatgttttaaatatacCAATGCACCACAAAGAAGTCCTAAGattcttaaataaaattctcaaaGAAAATTGGAATGACACCTGGATAAATTCTCGGAACACAAATATCCACAACATCAGAAAAAATATGCACGAAACAAGTCCAGCATTATCCTTCGACAGGAAACACCAAGTAGTCATCACAAGGCTAAGAATTGGTCATACAAACTTCACGCATTCCTTCTTGCTCAAAAAAGAAGACCAACCACTGTGCACCATTTGCAACACCAAAATCTCGATGGAACATATCATCACTTCCTGCCAAAAATACCAACGTGAACGGAATCTGTACCAAATCTGCGGAAATCTCAAAGAAGcgatcaaaaatgaaaaatcatgctCCGATGTTATAAACTTTTTGAAACATGTTAATTTACTAAACCAAATTTAA